The genomic segment CCACTTCCTCCGGTGAAGATCCAGGGGCCTGGGTAATGACGGCTACCAGCGGACTTTCCACGTAGGGCATCATCCTCACTGGCAGCCCCAGTAAAACCAGTAGTGACAGGATCAAGATGCCGATATAGAATGCAGTCACTAGGACTGGATGCTTGATAGACCAGCGGGTAAGGAATTCTTTCACTAAAGTTACTTGATGTTAAAGGCTAGGGTTGCAGGTTCAGCATCCTTGGCCTTCACCTGAACTGTCCAAGGACCTGCCATCCCAAAGTTGGTTTTAATTTTGAACTCCTGGTCTTTATCTCCGGGTTCCACAATGGCCAGGGAGGTCATATCTGCTTCGCCTTCCATAGGCATTGAGACTTGGACAGAGACATCATCTGGTGTGAGATTCTCCTTTTCAACGTGGACCACAAGTTCGGCATCGCCCATGGGCATTTCGGCGGATTTAGGACTCACCAAATGAATATCCTTGGACTGTTTTGCCTGCTCTGTGCCTGATGTTTGGCTGTGGCCCATGTCTTCCCTATCGCCATCGGACTTGGATTTTGCCTGCTCTGTGGGAGCTTCTGCGCTGTCCGATGTCTCTGTAGCTTGTTCTCCTGATTGCGCACTACAGGAAAATAGAAATGTGCTCACGAGAGCGATCGCCAAAAATAATTTCTTCATATCAGTCCTCATAATGAATGCTGTTGATATTGTTTGAGGTCAATTCAATTCCTCGAAAGGCGCTCTATTGAGCCGTTAGCTTGAACTGGGCGCGTCCTTGATGCTCGGCATCCTTGATTTGGGCCTTAATCACCCAGTCTCCCTTCATCCCAAAGTGGGTCTTAACCCGGAACTGACCCGGTTTCGGCAAAGCTTTGAGGTCTACCATGGCAGTCATAGGAGCCATATTTTTCATGGGCATCGTCACATCCACTACGAGCTGCTTAACGGCCAAGGGGGATTGAGTGGCCGCATCGACCACTTGCAAAATCAACTCCTCGGTTCCGGCCTTCACAGTTTTCGTCTTGGGACTGACCAGCTGAATTGAGACATTTCCTGCTGTCGGTGTAGACAATGAAGCCACGGGCTCACCAGCCGCGTTGACGACCGCAACCTTTGAGTCCTCTAACAATCGCGAAGTGCCCGTTGTAATGACACGATCGCCAGACTTCAAGCCCTTAAATATTTCAACGCGATCACCACTCACGAGTCCCTGTTTTATCCTGCGCCGCACTGCAACTGCCTCTTCGCCACTACCCTGCACCACCCACACCGCTGGCTGCCCCCGAAACTGATGCAAAGCCGTCTGGGGGACGGACAGTGTTGCGGGTTTACTGGCTTTGATGATCTGCATTTCTAGAAACTGCCCCGACAGTAGTTGATCGCTGGGGTTATTCACCACTGCTTCCACTGTGACTGTGCGGGTTTGGGGATCCGCGCTGGGGAAAATGCTGGTGATTTTGCCTGTAATCGGTGGCATCTTCGTACCCGGAATCACTGCTTTGACGCGGGTTCCTTTACCAATGCCGACCGCATCAGCCTGAGCGACATTTGCTCGTAGCCTTACCCGGCTATAGTCCCCAATTTTGAGCACTCCCATTCCGGGCTGAACCA from the Acaryochloris marina S15 genome contains:
- a CDS encoding FixH family protein, with amino-acid sequence MKKLFLAIALVSTFLFSCSAQSGEQATETSDSAEAPTEQAKSKSDGDREDMGHSQTSGTEQAKQSKDIHLVSPKSAEMPMGDAELVVHVEKENLTPDDVSVQVSMPMEGEADMTSLAIVEPGDKDQEFKIKTNFGMAGPWTVQVKAKDAEPATLAFNIK